In the genome of Limnobaculum zhutongyuii, one region contains:
- a CDS encoding MFS transporter: MELFSDLPGDEGLPGRERCLAMVAVMTMTTMAVFDGSMINIALPQIAQALGVSSSDAVWVSNGYLLSAAMTLAIFAAIASQIGFRTLFAIGLSVFTLASVGCAFSSSLEMLVIMRILQGIGGAATLSIGPAILRSIFPNRLLGRILGLNALLVAASTAIAPVLGGTILSTLSWQWLFAINIPLGIIAIVLALRVIPGKRTTTREPFDIPGAVLSAVMLGALIMAAGAFSRPEGVEYSFGPLITSVGYGLTAIAAGLAFVWRQQRAPKPLLPLGMFASSRFSLAALTSLASFVSQGITFVALPFLFQSVYGYSAFVSALLFTPWPIGIILAAPYAGRLADRYPAAIISTVGLCLFAVGLVLLALLPAHPQEWDIGARSLLCGIGFGCFQSPNNREMLSNASRENSGYASGVLAIMRTFGQCLGAAFVGAILSAYAQSGSEPLKLALQEAQAVRLSLWVAVAATLLAMTISYMRNINRDEKKA, encoded by the coding sequence ATGGAACTATTTTCTGACCTGCCTGGCGATGAAGGGCTTCCCGGCCGGGAACGCTGTTTAGCCATGGTGGCAGTAATGACCATGACCACCATGGCCGTATTCGACGGCTCGATGATTAATATCGCCCTGCCGCAAATCGCGCAGGCTTTAGGCGTTTCCTCCAGCGATGCGGTCTGGGTTTCTAACGGCTATCTGCTGTCGGCGGCGATGACGCTGGCAATATTTGCCGCCATTGCCAGCCAGATTGGCTTTCGGACACTGTTTGCCATCGGTTTAAGCGTATTTACGCTGGCCTCGGTGGGCTGTGCTTTTTCGTCATCGCTGGAAATGCTGGTGATAATGCGCATACTGCAAGGCATTGGCGGTGCGGCAACATTAAGTATTGGCCCGGCAATCCTGCGATCTATTTTCCCCAATCGCCTGCTGGGGCGAATACTGGGGCTGAATGCCTTACTGGTTGCTGCCAGCACCGCCATTGCGCCGGTGCTTGGCGGGACTATTTTATCCACCCTGAGCTGGCAGTGGCTGTTTGCCATTAATATTCCGTTGGGCATTATCGCCATAGTACTCGCGCTGCGGGTTATTCCCGGTAAACGAACCACCACCCGGGAGCCATTCGATATCCCCGGAGCGGTGCTGTCTGCGGTGATGTTAGGGGCGCTTATCATGGCGGCAGGCGCTTTTTCTCGCCCTGAGGGGGTAGAATATTCATTTGGCCCACTGATAACCTCTGTGGGCTATGGGCTAACCGCCATCGCTGCCGGGCTGGCCTTTGTCTGGCGTCAACAGCGTGCGCCAAAGCCGCTGCTTCCCCTTGGTATGTTTGCCTCTTCCCGATTTTCACTGGCGGCGCTAACCTCGCTGGCCTCTTTTGTCAGTCAGGGGATTACCTTTGTTGCGCTGCCGTTCTTATTCCAGAGCGTTTATGGTTACAGCGCGTTTGTCTCCGCGCTGCTTTTTACCCCTTGGCCAATCGGTATTATTCTGGCGGCACCCTATGCCGGACGACTGGCGGATCGCTATCCGGCAGCCATTATCTCTACCGTGGGGCTGTGTCTGTTCGCTGTCGGGCTGGTGCTGCTGGCATTGCTACCCGCTCACCCGCAGGAATGGGATATTGGCGCTCGCAGTTTGCTGTGTGGTATCGGCTTTGGTTGCTTTCAAAGCCCGAATAATCGGGAGATGCTGTCGAATGCATCCCGTGAGAACAGTGGTTATGCATCTGGGGTGCTGGCGATCATGCGCACTTTCGGCCAGTGTCTGGGGGCGGCGTTTGTCGGGGCCATCTTATCGGCTTATGCTCAATCCGGCAGTGAACCGCTAAAGCTGGCGTTACAGGAGGCGCAAGCAGTCAGGCTGAGCCTGTGGGTTGCCGTGGCGGCTACCCTGTTAGCCATGACGATCAGCTATATGCGTAATATTAATCGCGATGAGAAGAAAGCCTGA
- the deoD gene encoding purine-nucleoside phosphorylase has protein sequence MATPHINAEPGDFADVVLMPGDPLRAKHIAETMLQDARLVTDVRNMLGYTGTYKGRRVSVMGHGMGIPSCSIYTKELITEYQVDKIIRIGSCGALLPQVKVRDIVIGMGACTDSGVNRTRFKGYDFAAIADFDLLRHAVAAAEAKKIPVHVGNMFSADLFYNPDPQMFDVMEKYNILGIEMEAAGIYGVAAEYGAKALCICTVSDHIRRGEALSSELRQTSFNQMVEIAMDSVLLGD, from the coding sequence ATGGCGACGCCACATATTAATGCTGAACCGGGTGATTTTGCTGATGTTGTATTGATGCCCGGCGACCCGCTCAGAGCTAAACATATTGCAGAAACCATGCTGCAGGATGCGCGATTAGTTACCGATGTCAGAAATATGCTCGGTTATACCGGCACCTATAAAGGGCGGCGGGTTTCTGTGATGGGGCATGGCATGGGGATCCCTTCCTGTTCTATCTATACCAAAGAGCTGATTACCGAATATCAGGTAGATAAGATTATTCGTATTGGCTCCTGCGGCGCGCTGCTACCGCAGGTAAAAGTACGGGATATTGTGATCGGAATGGGAGCCTGTACCGATTCCGGCGTTAATCGCACCCGCTTTAAGGGCTACGACTTTGCTGCCATCGCCGATTTTGATTTATTACGCCATGCGGTGGCGGCGGCAGAAGCAAAGAAGATTCCGGTTCACGTTGGCAATATGTTTTCTGCCGATCTGTTCTATAACCCGGACCCGCAGATGTTCGACGTAATGGAAAAATATAACATTCTGGGTATCGAGATGGAGGCCGCAGGTATTTACGGTGTAGCCGCCGAGTATGGCGCTAAAGCGCTGTGTATCTGTACCGTATCCGACCATATCCGTCGTGGTGAAGCGCTGTCATCTGAACTGCGTCAGACATCGTTTAATCAGATGGTGGAAATAGCCATGGATTCGGTGCTGTTAGGGGATTAG
- the deoB gene encoding phosphopentomutase — MKRVFIMVLDSFGIGATRDADKFGDVGSNTLGHIAQACQQGRADIGRSGPLTLPNLSQLGLGKANQQASGEFPAGLDPQAEIIGAYGYAKELSSGKDTPSGHWEIAGVPVLFDWGYFSDVNNSFPPALLQRLVERAKLPGYLGNCHASGTAILEQLGVEHMKTSKPIFYTSADSVFQIACHEETYGLENLYQLCALVREELTQGGYNIGRVIARPFAGDKPENFKRTGNRHDYAVKPPSPTVLNKLVEEKQGQVVSIGKIADIYADEGITKKVKATGIDELFDASLREIKQAGDNTIVFTNFVDFDSSYGHRRDVAGYAAALEHFDRRLPEMLSLIGEDDLLILTADHGCDPTWTGSDHTREHIPVLVYGPKVKPGPLGLRHTFADIGQTVAKHLNLSAMDYGKPLF; from the coding sequence ATGAAACGTGTTTTTATTATGGTTCTCGATTCGTTCGGTATTGGCGCTACGCGAGATGCGGATAAATTTGGTGATGTGGGTTCAAACACCCTGGGCCATATTGCGCAGGCTTGTCAGCAGGGGCGTGCGGATATTGGCCGCAGTGGCCCGTTAACCTTACCGAACTTAAGTCAGTTGGGGTTGGGGAAGGCGAATCAACAGGCTTCCGGTGAGTTTCCTGCCGGTCTTGATCCACAGGCAGAAATTATCGGAGCCTATGGCTACGCGAAAGAGCTCTCTTCCGGTAAAGACACGCCATCCGGCCATTGGGAGATCGCCGGTGTGCCGGTATTGTTTGACTGGGGCTATTTTAGTGATGTGAACAATAGCTTCCCGCCGGCGCTATTACAGCGGTTGGTAGAACGGGCAAAGTTGCCGGGTTATTTGGGCAACTGTCATGCCTCCGGCACCGCCATTTTGGAACAGCTGGGCGTTGAGCACATGAAAACCAGTAAACCGATTTTCTATACTTCTGCGGATTCCGTATTCCAAATCGCCTGCCATGAAGAGACCTATGGTCTGGAAAACCTCTATCAACTGTGTGCTCTGGTGCGTGAAGAGCTTACGCAAGGTGGCTATAACATTGGTCGGGTTATTGCCCGTCCTTTCGCTGGTGATAAACCAGAGAACTTTAAACGTACCGGCAACCGCCATGACTATGCGGTAAAACCACCGTCACCCACCGTACTGAACAAACTGGTAGAAGAGAAGCAAGGGCAGGTTGTATCGATTGGTAAGATTGCTGATATTTATGCTGATGAAGGCATTACCAAAAAGGTCAAAGCCACCGGCATTGATGAGCTGTTTGACGCCTCACTAAGAGAGATCAAACAGGCGGGTGATAACACCATTGTGTTTACTAACTTCGTTGATTTCGACTCTTCTTACGGCCATCGCCGCGACGTTGCCGGTTACGCCGCTGCACTGGAACATTTCGACCGTCGCCTGCCGGAGATGCTGTCGCTGATTGGTGAGGATGACTTACTGATTCTGACAGCCGATCACGGATGTGATCCTACCTGGACCGGCAGCGACCATACCCGGGAGCATATTCCGGTATTGGTCTATGGCCCGAAAGTGAAGCCCGGCCCGCTGGGGTTGCGACATACCTTTGCCGATATCGGGCAAACGGTAGCGAAACACCTGAACCTGTCGGCGATGGATTACGGCAAACCACTATTTTAA
- the deoR gene encoding DNA-binding transcriptional repressor DeoR: protein MSSRRTERIYKLTQILKDTDKVYVRDAAQQLNVSEMTIRRDLNAEPSSLILLGGYIVTDPKVNGANQYFFCEQQFKNIDEKRHIGQLAAQLINDDEVILFDSGTTVPFIIESIPDERRFTGVCYSLNTFMALQEKPHCKVILCGGEFKTSTHIFTAVGGHNELNYLRPDKAFISAAGVSLTQGVTTFIVDEIALKAQAMAVASQSILVADHNKFEQVRVGRFASLEAFTCVVTDRQPDSSWQHYFKQQGTRLLY from the coding sequence ATGAGCAGTCGTCGGACGGAGCGAATATATAAACTTACCCAGATATTAAAAGATACCGATAAGGTGTATGTGCGTGATGCGGCTCAACAGTTGAATGTGTCGGAAATGACCATTCGCCGCGACCTGAATGCAGAACCTTCATCGCTGATATTACTGGGTGGATATATTGTTACCGATCCGAAGGTGAATGGCGCTAATCAATACTTCTTTTGTGAACAACAATTTAAGAATATTGATGAGAAGCGCCATATTGGTCAGTTGGCCGCTCAACTGATTAATGATGATGAAGTGATACTTTTCGATTCGGGCACCACCGTCCCTTTTATCATTGAAAGTATTCCTGATGAACGCCGTTTTACCGGCGTCTGCTACTCACTGAATACCTTTATGGCCCTACAGGAAAAGCCGCATTGTAAGGTTATCTTGTGTGGGGGCGAATTTAAAACCAGCACCCATATATTTACCGCCGTTGGCGGCCATAACGAACTGAATTATTTACGCCCTGATAAGGCCTTTATTTCTGCCGCGGGCGTTTCATTAACTCAGGGAGTGACCACCTTTATTGTTGATGAGATCGCTTTAAAAGCTCAGGCCATGGCGGTGGCTTCGCAAAGTATTCTGGTTGCCGATCACAATAAATTTGAACAGGTAAGAGTGGGGCGTTTTGCCTCTCTGGAGGCGTTTACCTGCGTGGTAACCGACCGTCAGCCTGACAGCAGCTGGCAACACTATTTTAAACAGCAGGGAACCAGACTCCTGTACTAA
- the deoC gene encoding deoxyribose-phosphate aldolase: MSQSIRYEQYIDHTLLAMNATAEQIIQVCREALKYNFAAVCVNSGYVPLVFSELAGSPVKVCSVIGFPLGTCLTSVKVSEALAAIEVGAQEIDMVINVGWLKSGWIDDVTTDIGAVKRACGEVTLKVILETCLLTDDEIVKVCEICRDLQVDFVKTSTGFSTGGATVEHVSLMRNTVGKTMGVKASGGIRSRETATQMINAGATRIGTSSGVSIVSGQAGEQKDY, from the coding sequence ATGAGTCAATCAATACGTTATGAGCAATATATTGATCATACATTGCTGGCAATGAATGCGACGGCGGAACAAATTATTCAGGTTTGTCGCGAAGCGCTGAAATATAACTTTGCGGCGGTGTGTGTTAATTCCGGCTATGTGCCATTAGTGTTCAGTGAATTAGCCGGAAGTCCGGTAAAAGTATGTAGCGTCATTGGTTTCCCATTAGGCACCTGTCTGACCAGCGTGAAAGTCAGTGAAGCTCTGGCGGCGATTGAAGTCGGGGCGCAGGAAATCGATATGGTTATCAATGTGGGCTGGCTTAAAAGTGGCTGGATTGATGACGTCACCACAGATATCGGTGCGGTTAAGCGGGCCTGTGGCGAGGTTACGTTAAAAGTGATTCTGGAAACCTGCCTGCTTACTGATGACGAAATCGTTAAAGTTTGCGAAATTTGTCGTGATTTGCAGGTGGATTTTGTTAAAACATCGACCGGATTCAGCACCGGTGGTGCAACAGTTGAACATGTGTCACTGATGCGTAACACTGTCGGTAAGACGATGGGCGTTAAAGCATCCGGTGGTATACGTTCACGAGAAACGGCCACTCAGATGATCAATGCTGGCGCCACTCGGATCGGTACCAGCTCGGGCGTTAGTATTGTGTCGGGGCAGGCTGGCGAACAGAAAGATTACTAA